From one Musa acuminata AAA Group cultivar baxijiao chromosome BXJ2-6, Cavendish_Baxijiao_AAA, whole genome shotgun sequence genomic stretch:
- the LOC135615392 gene encoding linoleate 9S-lipoxygenase 6-like: MFGNIVGGVVGSVAGGVGDVVGGILGGSKGVQVKGTVVLMPKNVLDFNDLAGNVIDALFDILGQNVTFQLVSATVGDPNNGNRGVVGSPASLQYLGRLPSLAAGESRFSVTFQWEENKGIPGAVIVKNKHATQFFLKTLTLDNFPGKGRIHFVCNSWVYPANKYRYDRIFFANTTYLPGATPAPLKPYRQDELLNLRGQDVTGELKEWDRVYDYAYYNDLGSPDQGANLVRPILGGSAEYPYPRRGKTGRAPTKTDPNSESRLPQLDLNIYVPRDERFGHLKMGDFLTYAIKAISTGLLPTLQAIFDITPNEFDSFEEVLSLYENGLPVPQIPLLDELRQRIPFEMIRELLRTEKGQNFLKLPKPHVIQVDKNAWRTDEEFGREMLAGVDPLIVSRLDNFPPISQLDSNKYGNQHSTITAAHIEHNLEGLTVDEALRSYRLFILDHHDALMPYLARINSGSNKIYATRTLLFLKEDSTLKPLAIELSLPHPDGEQFGAVSKVYTPAETGVEGSIWQLAKAYVGVNDSGVHQLISHWLNTHAVLEPFVIATNRHLSVVHPISKLLTPHYRDTMNINALARQTLINAGGILETTVFPGKYAMEMSAVIYRNWNFVEQALPTELIKRGVAVQEGDGLRLLIKDYPYAVDGLAIWNAIHTWVTEYCSIYYPSDDAVKADTELLAWWKEVREVGHGDKKDEPWWPTMQTVLELTDSCTIIIWIASALHAAVNFGQYPYAGYLPNRPTISRRLMPEPGTPEYQELEKNPDKVFLRTITNQMQTILGVSLIEILSTHASDEVYLGQRDTPEWTTDGKALTAFQRFGAALRSIEKEIVSRNGDSSLKNRNGAAKVPYYLLFPSGETGITAKGIPNSISI, translated from the exons ATGTTCGGAAACATCGTCGGCGGCGTGGTGGGAAGTGTGGCGGGCGGGGTGGGCGATGTGGTGGGCGGCATCCTCGGGGGGTCGAAGGGTGTGCAGGTGAAGGGCACGGTGGTGCTGATGCCGAAGAATGTCCTCGACTTCAACGACTTGGCCGGCAACGTCATCGACGCATTGTTCGACATCCTCGGTCAGAACGTCACCTTCCAGCTCGTGAGCGCCACCGTCGGCGACCCCA ACAATGGGAACCGGGGAGTCGTCGGGTCGCCGGCCTCCTTGCAGTACCTTGGCCGCCTGCCCTCCCTCGCCGCCGGCGAGAGTAGATTCAGCGTGACGTTCCAGTGGGAGGAGAACAAGGGGATCCCCGGAGCCGTCATCGTCAAGAACAAGCACGCCACCCAGTTCTTCCTCAAGACGCTGACGCTGGACAACTTTCCCGGCAAGGGCCGGATCCACTTCGTCTGCAACTCCTGGGTCTACCCTGCCAACAAGTACAGATACGACCGCATCTTCTTCGCCAACACC ACGTACCTCCCGGGAGCCACACCGGCGCCGCTGAAGCCGTACAGACAAGATGAGCTGCTAAACTTGAGGGGGCAAGACGTCACCGGGGAGCTGAAAGAATGGGACCGTGTATACGACTATGCGTACTACAACGATCTCGGAAGTCCCGATCAGGGCGCGAACCTCGTCCGGCCAATCCTCGGAGGGTCGGCGGAGTACCCTTACCCTCGTCGTGGGAAGACCGGCCGCGCACCGACGAAGACCG ATCCCAATTCTGAGAGCAGACTGCCACAGCTGGACTTGAACATCTATGTGCCCCGAGATGAGCGATTCGGCCACCTTAAAATGGGTGACTTCCTCACCTACGCAATCAAAGCCATCTCCACCGGGCTGCTCCCAACGCTGCAAGCCATATTCGATATAACCCCGAACGAGTTCGACTCGTTCGAGGAAGTACTGAGCCTCTATGAGAACGGCCTTCCGGTGCCTCAGATTCCTCTGCTGGATGAGCTGAGACAGAGGATCCCTTTCGAGATGATAAGAGAACTGCTACGCACTGAGAAGGGCCAGAACTTCCTCAAGCTCCCGAAGCCCCACGTGATTCAAG TCGATAAGAATGCTTGGCGAACGGACGAAGAGTTTGGCCGCGAAATGCTTGCCGGCGTGGACCCTCTCATCGTCAGCCGCCTTGACAATTTCCCTCCCATCAGCCAGCTCGATTCTAACAAGTATGGCAACCAACACAGCACGATCACAGCAGCCCACATCGAGCACAACCTTGAAGGCCTGACTGTTGACGAG GCACTGAGGAGCTACAGGCTCTTCATCTTGGACCATCATGATGCTTTGATGCCATATCTAGCTCGCATAAACTCCGGTTCGAATAAGATATACGCCACGAGGACTCTGCTATTCCTGAAGGAGGATTCTACTCTGAAGCCACTGGCCATCGAACTCAGCTTACCACACCCTGATGGAGAACAATTTGGCGCCGTCAGCAAAGTGTACACACCGGCTGAAACCGGCGTCGAGGGTTCCATCTGGCAGTTGGCGAAGGCCTACGTCGGCGTCAACGACTCCGGCGTCCACCAGCTCATCAGCCACTG GCTCAATACGCACGCGGTTCTGGAGCCGTTCGTGATCGCCACGAATCGACACCTGAGCGTCGTCCACCCGATCAGCAAGCTTCTGACGCCGCACTATCGCGACACGATGAACATCAACGCGTTGGCTCGCCAGACGCTCATCAATGCCGGCGGGATCCTGGAGACGACCGTCTTCCCAGGGAAGTACGCCATGGAGATGTCTGCCGTCATCTACAGAAACTGGAACTTCGTCGAGCAAGCTCTCCCTACCGAGCTGATAAAGAG AGGAGTTGCGGTGCAGGAGggcgacgggcttcgactactgaTCAAGGACTACCCCTACGCGGTGGATGGGCTCGCAATATGGAACGCGATCCATACATGGGTGACCGAATACTGTTCGATCTACTACCCGAGCGACGACGCCGTGAAGGCCGACACCGAGCTGCTGGCCTGGTGGAAGGAGGTCCGCGAGGTGGGGCATGGCGATAAGAAGGACGAGCCGTGGTGGCCCACGATGCAGACGGTATTGGAGTTGACCGATTCATGCACCATCATCATCTGGATCGCCTCGGCGCTCCACGCCGCCGTCAACTTCGGACAGTACCCCTACGCCGGGTACCTCCCGAACCGGCCCACCATCAGCCGTCGCTTGATGCCGGAGCCGGGCACGCCGGAGTACCAAGAACTGGAGAAGAACCCGGACAAGGTCTTCCTGCGGACCATCACCAACCAGATGCAGACCATTCTGGGGGTGTCGCTGATAGAGATCCTGTCGACCCACGCGTCGGACGAGGTATACCTCGGCCAGCGAGACACGCCGGAGTGGACCACCGACGGGAAAGCCCTCACAGCGTTCCAGCGCTTCGGGGCGGCGCTGAGGTCGATCGAGAAGGAGATTGTGAGCAGGAACGGCGACTCGTCCTTGAAGAACCGCAATGGCGCTGCCAAGGTGCCGTACTACTTGCTCTTCCCCAGCGGCGAGACTGGGATCACCGCGAAGGGAATCCCCAACAGCATATCCATTTAG